A region from the Lolium perenne isolate Kyuss_39 chromosome 4, Kyuss_2.0, whole genome shotgun sequence genome encodes:
- the LOC127292470 gene encoding probable zinc metalloprotease EGY1, chloroplastic, with amino-acid sequence MAAAAAALASSPLVHLTAAARLRFPKPRTSAASSGCSRWGSPRGAYLDWRPLRRCDRMRRFSVDEGGGGGEADGEKRSDEEPAAAAVETKAGAAEEVASERSRSGSFSSSSSPSSVTPGVSSEPSLLSFSVDSIDTVKLLELLGPEKVDPDDVKAIKEKFFGYTTFWLTREEPFGDLGEGVLFVGNLRGNKEEIFGKLQRQLRELTGDKYNLFMVEEPNSEEDDPRGGPRVSFGLLRREVSEPGPTTLWQYVISMLLFLLTVFSCIELGIASKISSLPPDIVSYFTDPNATGPPPDMQLLLPFVESALPVAYGVLAIQLFHEVGHFLAAYAKDVKLSIPFFIPNFTLGTFGSITQFKSILPDRKTMYDISMAGPLAGAALSFSMFSVGLWLSSNPAATSDLVQVPSNLFQGSLLLGLLSRAILGYSALHAATVLIHPLVIAGWCGLTTTAFNMLPVGCLDGGRALQGAFGKSALFGFGLTTYSLLGLGVLGGPLSLPWGLYVLLCQRTPEKPCLDDVSDVGTWRRSALIVSVFLVVLILIPVWDELAEDLGVGLVNTF; translated from the exons ATGGCGGCCGCCGCCGCGGCGCTCGCGAGCTCGCCCCTCGTCCACCTCACCGCCGCGGCCCGCCTCCGCTTCCCCAAGCCCAGGACCTCTGCGGCTTCCTCGGGCTGCTCGCGTTGGGGGAGCCCCAGAGGCGCCTACTTGGACTGGAGGCCGCTGAGGCGGTGCGACCGGATGCGGCGCTTCTCCGTCGACGAGGGCGGGGGCGGCGGGGAGGCGGACGGGGAGAAGCGGAGCGACGAggagccggcggcagcggcggtggAAACCAAGGCGGGGGCCGCGGAGGAGGTAGCCTCGGAGAGGAGCCGGTCGGGGAGCTTCTCTTCCTCGTCATCCCCTTCGTCCGTG ACTCCTGGTGTATCGAGCGAGCCTTCACTTTTGAGCTTCAGTGTGGATAGCATCGATACAGTTAAGCTATTGGAGCTCCTAGGCCCGGAAAAGGTTGATCCAGATGATGTCAAGGCTATTAAGGAGAAGTTTTTTGGCTACACAACGTTTTGGTtgacaagggaagagccttttgGCGATCTTGGGGAAGGAGTCCTTTTTGTTGGGAATCTCCGAGGGAataaagaggaaatctttggaaaACTTCAACGGCAGCTACGTGAACTTACAGGTGACAAATACAATCTTTTCATGGTGGAGGAGCCCAATTCAGAAGAGGATGACCCACGTGGGGGACCCCGTGTTAGTTTTGGTTTGCTTAGAAGAGAAGTTTCCGAGCCTGGACCTACTACCCTCTGGCAATACGTTATTTCCATGCTACTTTTCCTTCTCACTGTGTTCTCCTGTATTGAGTTAGGAATTGCATCAAAG ATCAGCAGTCTTCCCCCAGATATTGTTTCATATTTCACTGACCCAAATGCTACTGGACCGCCGCCCGACATGCAACTTTTACTTCCATTCGTGGAATCAGCTCTTCCAGTGGCTTATGGTGTACTGGCCATCCAACTGTTTCAT GAAGTTGGACACTTTTTGGCAGCATATGCAAAGGATGTGAAACTGAGCATTCCTTTCTTCATTCCGAACTTCACTCTTGGAACTTTTGGTTCAATTACTCAG TTCAAATCCATTCTACCAGATCGAAAGACCATGTATGACATATCAATGGCTGGTCCTTTGGCTGGGGCTGCACTTTCTTTCTCAATGTTCTCTGTAGGCTTGTGGCTCTCCTCAAACCCTGCTGCGACAAGTGATTTAGTTCAAGTACCCAGCAATCTATTCCAAGGTTCTTTATTGCTTGGACTTCTTAGCAGAGCAATACTTGGCTACAG TGCTCTGCATGCTGCTACAGTTTTGATCCACCCTCTTGTGATTGCCGGCTG GTGTGGTTTAACGACTACAGCCTTTAATATGCTTCCTGTTGGATGTCTTGATGGTGGAAGAGCTTTACAG GGTGCATTCGGCAAAAGCGCTttgtttggatttggtttgacaaCGTATTCGTTGCTTGGACTTGGAGTG CTTGGAGGGCCATTATCTCTTCCCTGGGGGCTATATGTGCTACTATGTCAG AGAACACCTGAAAAACCATGCTTGGACGACGTGAGTGACGTCGGCACCTGGAGGAGGTCCGCCTTGATAGTTTCGGTGTTTCTCGTCGTACTGATCCTCATCCCTGTGTGGGATGAACTCGCGGAGGACCTAGGCGTAGGGCTTGTGAACACGTTCTGA